One genomic segment of uncultured Desulfobacter sp. includes these proteins:
- a CDS encoding PEP-CTERM sorting domain-containing protein: MLSKLKMGKKIIIWGLLSLSFIFTAAPVSAYMADWGLDIDGSGGDYGITTIAEYLDLTGFTTIYEDNTNDTFTETGMFYVNSYDTDGFFDTTGAALTAEFFTSGSMLTDEDFVFDETEGALIISSYLSDEIIGVFDLVSGEGSFEDNNGWISIDFVASELAEGYWFDSDGNDLSAWTLEEDSFVLTFAITTVNASLSDDSVEGVLTVSNNGQFRLDAVVVPEPATMLLFGAGLLCIAGGIRKERIQISNH, encoded by the coding sequence ATGTTAAGCAAATTAAAAATGGGAAAAAAAATTATAATTTGGGGGTTGTTGTCACTATCATTTATCTTCACGGCGGCACCTGTGTCTGCATATATGGCAGATTGGGGACTTGATATAGATGGTTCCGGAGGTGACTATGGGATTACCACCATTGCAGAGTATTTAGACCTTACAGGTTTCACAACCATTTACGAAGATAATACGAACGATACTTTCACTGAGACTGGTATGTTTTATGTTAACAGTTATGATACTGACGGATTTTTTGACACAACAGGTGCTGCTCTAACCGCAGAATTTTTTACAAGCGGTTCAATGTTAACAGATGAAGACTTTGTATTTGATGAAACAGAGGGTGCTCTGATAATTTCCAGTTACCTGAGCGATGAAATAATTGGAGTTTTCGACCTGGTTTCAGGTGAAGGAAGCTTCGAGGACAATAACGGTTGGATTTCAATTGATTTTGTAGCAAGTGAATTAGCTGAAGGTTATTGGTTCGATTCAGATGGAAATGACCTTTCCGCTTGGACATTAGAGGAGGATTCATTTGTACTTACCTTCGCGATTACAACCGTGAACGCATCTCTTTCGGATGATAGTGTGGAGGGTGTCTTAACTGTTTCAAATAATGGTCAATTTCGTTTGGACGCCGTAGTAGTACCAGAACCTGCTACAATGCTTCTGTTCGGGGCTGGTTTGCTTTGTATTGCCGGGGGCATCAGGAAAGAGAGGATACAGATCTCTAACCATTAA
- a CDS encoding carbon starvation protein A — protein sequence MNALLIMVLAFAGYLIMYNLYGRFIGNKIFKLTQGGTAPSVELEDGIDYVPTKKEVIFGHHFTSIAGTGPIVGPAVAIIWGWVPALVWVFVGSIFMGAVHDFGALIISMRNQGKSIADYTAKYVNSRTRFFFFLIVFLELWIIIAIFGLVIAVVFAMYPASVFPVWCEVAIALYLGHAIYKKGKSIMTWSIIAVILMYLTVYIGVFIPIKMPAVAGIPSTGVWTIILLIYAFIASTLPVTTLLQPRDFINSHQLLIAMTLLILGVLFSAFGGNLEIVAPAVQATPAQAPPMWPFLFITIACGAISGFHSLVSSGTSAKQVRDETDSLFVGYGSMLMEGALATLVIIAVSAGIGMGYVTKSGETLVGVAAWTTHYSSWAAAAGLGSKVGAFVNGSANMIASTGLPNAVAVVVMGVFVASFAGTTLDTATRIQRYIVAELFTTFKINFLTGKYIATFIAVGTALALAFATGAGGKGALMLWPLFGAVNQTLAGLALIIITVYLKTKGGIKWIISGIPAVLMMFMTIWALVLNQTKFGTQHNALLQVVNAIILVIAVWIVVEGTIKFFSVSYDKSSSLSHMTES from the coding sequence ATGAATGCTCTGTTGATCATGGTTCTTGCCTTTGCAGGTTATTTAATCATGTACAACCTGTACGGCAGATTTATTGGGAATAAAATATTTAAGCTTACCCAGGGGGGAACCGCCCCCAGTGTGGAGCTGGAGGACGGAATTGACTACGTTCCCACAAAAAAGGAAGTCATCTTTGGCCACCATTTTACCTCCATTGCCGGAACCGGTCCCATTGTCGGGCCGGCTGTCGCCATTATCTGGGGCTGGGTGCCGGCCCTGGTCTGGGTTTTTGTGGGCTCCATCTTCATGGGTGCGGTTCACGATTTCGGCGCATTGATTATTTCCATGCGTAACCAGGGTAAATCCATTGCCGATTACACGGCCAAATACGTGAATTCAAGGACACGTTTTTTTTTCTTTTTAATCGTTTTTCTTGAGCTGTGGATCATTATCGCCATTTTCGGCCTTGTGATTGCGGTGGTCTTTGCCATGTATCCGGCATCGGTTTTTCCGGTCTGGTGCGAGGTGGCCATTGCCCTGTATCTGGGTCACGCCATTTACAAAAAGGGCAAAAGCATTATGACCTGGTCCATTATCGCGGTTATTCTCATGTACCTCACGGTGTATATCGGGGTCTTCATTCCCATTAAAATGCCGGCTGTGGCCGGGATTCCGTCCACAGGGGTCTGGACCATCATCCTGCTGATTTACGCCTTTATCGCTTCCACCCTGCCTGTGACCACGCTGCTGCAGCCCCGGGATTTCATCAACTCCCACCAGCTGCTCATCGCCATGACCCTGCTCATCCTTGGGGTTCTTTTTTCCGCATTCGGCGGTAATCTTGAGATCGTGGCCCCGGCTGTCCAGGCCACCCCGGCCCAGGCCCCGCCCATGTGGCCCTTCCTGTTCATCACCATTGCCTGCGGTGCTATTTCAGGCTTTCATTCCCTGGTTTCATCCGGCACTTCAGCCAAACAGGTCCGGGACGAGACCGACTCCCTGTTCGTGGGCTACGGTTCCATGCTCATGGAAGGCGCCCTGGCCACTCTGGTTATCATTGCCGTGTCTGCCGGTATCGGCATGGGCTATGTGACCAAATCCGGCGAAACCCTGGTGGGCGTTGCTGCCTGGACCACCCATTACTCTTCGTGGGCGGCCGCGGCCGGCCTGGGCTCCAAAGTGGGGGCCTTTGTGAACGGTTCTGCCAATATGATTGCCTCCACCGGCCTTCCCAATGCCGTTGCGGTTGTGGTCATGGGGGTGTTCGTGGCATCCTTTGCCGGTACCACCCTGGATACGGCCACCCGGATCCAGCGTTACATCGTTGCTGAGCTGTTTACCACATTTAAGATAAACTTTTTGACCGGTAAATACATTGCCACATTTATCGCCGTGGGTACGGCCCTTGCCCTGGCTTTTGCCACTGGCGCCGGCGGCAAAGGAGCATTAATGCTGTGGCCACTGTTCGGCGCAGTGAACCAGACCCTGGCAGGACTTGCCCTGATCATCATTACGGTCTATCTGAAAACCAAAGGCGGGATAAAGTGGATCATCTCCGGCATCCCGGCCGTTCTTATGATGTTCATGACCATCTGGGCTCTGGTGCTCAACCAGACCAAGTTCGGTACCCAGCACAACGCTCTGCTCCAGGTCGTTAACGCCATCATCCTGGTTATTGCGGTATGGATTGTGGTGGAGGGGACCATCAAATTCTTCTCCGTCTCATATGACAAAAGTTCTTCTCTATCTCATATGACGGAAAGCTGA
- a CDS encoding HigA family addiction module antitoxin, with amino-acid sequence MVHGKRSISADTALRLGRFFGIAPQFWLNLQTRFDLEVTEDLLADRLEKEVQVFGSNAA; translated from the coding sequence ATTGTTCATGGAAAGCGTTCGATTTCAGCTGATACAGCATTGCGTTTAGGTCGATTTTTTGGAATAGCACCGCAATTTTGGTTAAATCTCCAAACCCGATTTGATCTTGAAGTAACTGAGGATTTGCTGGCAGATCGTCTTGAAAAAGAGGTACAAGTTTTTGGCTCAAATGCAGCTTAA
- a CDS encoding DUF2959 family protein: MIKKRTVCMGLALFFIFALIMPMTGCAPAYYAAMEKVGKEKRHLLKDRVEDVKNDQTKAQEEFKDALTRIRELYNLDGGELEAFYDRLKAAYEDCEDRAETIRKRMGQVQTLATDLFAEWEVEINEIRDTKLKSASRQSLADAKIRYKKLKKAMDRSKKAMDPVLSKLNDYVLYLKHNLNAKAVGALGQEVVSIEGDVDSLIRDMGASIQEADQFIKNF; this comes from the coding sequence ATGATCAAAAAAAGAACTGTATGCATGGGACTTGCTCTGTTCTTTATTTTTGCCCTGATCATGCCCATGACAGGCTGTGCCCCAGCCTATTATGCGGCCATGGAAAAAGTAGGCAAAGAAAAACGCCACCTGCTCAAGGACCGGGTAGAGGATGTTAAAAACGATCAGACCAAAGCCCAGGAAGAGTTTAAAGATGCCCTGACAAGAATCAGGGAGCTTTACAACCTGGACGGAGGGGAACTTGAGGCCTTTTATGACCGTTTAAAAGCTGCTTATGAGGACTGCGAGGACCGGGCCGAAACAATAAGGAAGCGCATGGGTCAAGTACAAACCCTTGCCACTGATCTGTTTGCCGAATGGGAAGTGGAAATCAATGAGATCAGGGACACAAAGTTAAAATCAGCAAGCCGTCAATCCCTTGCGGATGCCAAAATCAGATATAAAAAGCTTAAAAAAGCCATGGACAGGTCCAAAAAAGCCATGGATCCGGTCCTATCCAAACTCAATGATTATGTGCTTTACCTTAAGCATAATCTGAATGCCAAGGCTGTGGGTGCTTTAGGCCAGGAGGTGGTCTCCATAGAAGGAGATGTGGACAGCCTGATCCGGGACATGGGAGCATCCATTCAGGAAGCAGATCAATTCATCAAGAATTTTTAA
- a CDS encoding RNA pseudouridine synthase yields MKEKIKIIEQGQGWICAEKPGGMSVHNDPGMDMISGLQKKLGPGSTEILQPVHRLDKETSGLLLVATTRYTLAGLSDLFAGGKVTKRYKALVHGHFDHPDQARGTWDTPLTKSAGGRADPRGQGKRIKALTRYRVLDQSLHYTLLDIELFTGRKHQIRRHAKLAGHPVVGDPRYGSPRALEFLKTQKQFDAMGLHAGFLKFRDKGRTVTLELPDLPPEVARLFEEDKE; encoded by the coding sequence ATGAAAGAAAAAATCAAAATTATAGAACAGGGACAAGGCTGGATCTGCGCGGAAAAGCCCGGGGGCATGAGTGTCCATAACGATCCGGGCATGGATATGATATCCGGACTCCAAAAAAAACTGGGTCCCGGTAGCACGGAAATACTCCAGCCCGTGCACCGCCTGGATAAGGAGACCTCGGGACTCCTCCTTGTGGCCACGACCCGGTACACCCTGGCCGGACTTTCGGATCTTTTTGCAGGGGGGAAGGTGACAAAACGCTATAAAGCTCTGGTCCACGGCCATTTTGACCATCCCGACCAGGCTCGGGGCACCTGGGATACCCCCCTGACCAAATCCGCCGGCGGCAGAGCCGATCCCCGGGGCCAGGGAAAACGAATCAAAGCCCTGACCCGCTATAGGGTCCTGGACCAATCCCTCCATTATACCCTTCTGGACATTGAATTGTTCACCGGCCGCAAGCACCAAATCCGACGCCACGCCAAACTGGCAGGGCATCCGGTCGTGGGCGATCCCCGGTACGGTTCCCCCAGAGCCCTTGAATTCTTAAAAACCCAAAAGCAGTTCGACGCCATGGGCCTGCACGCCGGTTTCCTTAAGTTCAGGGACAAGGGCAGGACCGTCACCCTGGAGCTGCCGGATCTGCCCCCGGAAGTTGCACGACTGTTTGAAGAGGACAAAGAATAA
- a CDS encoding transposase produces MNTTLTGVQNQITNSEQIGVLSDYFAKFKIGTLLNRSGIVKTKGASPLAIFTALFNLAFHNENLYQGIVKNKKVEVDKDAAYNFLNSPTYNWRRFTLHLCRRIYFIIRKLLDDSSEEVLIFDDSTYSRNRSKKVELLSRVFDHTDMKYIKGFRMLTLGWSDGNSFLGLDFALLSSADKKNRYNEINPDIDKRTCGYHRRQEAVTKTTAHLVPMVKRALDMGVRAKYVLMDSWFSMPSAIADLREHIHVICMLKDHPKWLYEYQGKKLRLSELYGKLKKKRGRAKIKAQAIVTLSNGKQAKIIFVSCDKKRGWLALLSTDLSLPNEEVIRLYGKRWDIEVFFKMCKQHLKLAKEIQIRNYDGLIAHTSLVIARYNMLSLYQRQCMDQRSFGELFRACNDEMTNLSFMVSLERIMRLALVNIRRLFDFTEHMVQEMLDLVMGQALKYFGFSSEIEELSGVQIYSSES; encoded by the coding sequence ATGAATACTACACTTACCGGCGTACAAAATCAAATAACAAATTCAGAACAGATTGGCGTACTCAGTGATTACTTTGCAAAATTCAAAATCGGTACGTTATTGAATCGATCAGGAATCGTTAAAACAAAAGGAGCATCACCGCTTGCCATTTTCACAGCCTTATTTAACCTGGCATTTCACAACGAAAATTTATACCAGGGCATTGTGAAAAACAAAAAAGTTGAGGTCGATAAGGACGCTGCTTACAATTTTCTGAACTCTCCGACATATAACTGGCGGCGGTTTACCCTTCATCTTTGCCGCCGGATTTATTTTATCATTAGAAAGCTTCTTGATGATTCTTCCGAAGAAGTTCTTATTTTTGACGATTCTACCTATAGCAGAAACCGTTCTAAAAAAGTCGAGCTTTTATCCCGGGTGTTTGATCATACAGATATGAAGTACATCAAAGGATTCCGGATGCTGACCCTTGGCTGGTCTGACGGTAACAGTTTTCTTGGACTTGATTTTGCCCTTTTATCATCTGCAGACAAAAAGAATCGATACAATGAAATCAATCCTGATATTGATAAAAGGACCTGCGGATATCATCGCCGCCAGGAAGCGGTTACAAAAACCACAGCCCATCTCGTACCGATGGTAAAAAGAGCCCTTGATATGGGTGTCCGGGCTAAGTATGTTTTAATGGACAGTTGGTTTTCGATGCCATCAGCAATAGCAGATTTGCGGGAACACATACACGTCATATGCATGCTGAAAGATCATCCAAAATGGCTTTATGAATATCAAGGCAAAAAGCTTAGGCTGTCCGAACTCTATGGAAAATTGAAGAAAAAACGAGGACGGGCAAAAATCAAGGCCCAAGCCATTGTTACTCTTTCCAACGGCAAGCAGGCAAAAATTATTTTTGTTTCCTGTGATAAAAAACGAGGCTGGCTTGCACTCCTGTCGACAGATCTGTCCCTCCCTAATGAAGAAGTCATTCGGCTGTACGGCAAACGCTGGGATATTGAAGTCTTTTTCAAAATGTGCAAGCAACACCTGAAATTGGCAAAAGAAATACAAATTAGGAACTACGATGGCCTGATCGCTCATACATCTCTTGTCATTGCCAGATACAACATGCTCAGCCTTTATCAGCGGCAATGTATGGATCAAAGGTCATTCGGGGAACTCTTCAGGGCCTGTAATGATGAGATGACCAATCTTTCTTTTATGGTCTCTTTGGAGCGGATCATGCGCTTAGCTCTGGTAAATATTCGGCGACTATTTGATTTTACCGAGCATATGGTACAGGAGATGCTTGATCTGGTGATGGGTCAAGCTCTCAAGTATTTCGGTTTTTCAAGTGAGATTGAGGAATTATCGGGGGTGCAAATTTACTCCTCCGAAAGTTGA
- a CDS encoding Druantia anti-phage system protein DruA: MLKMEKDGVICLPPSTRKKRPDRRIKLTSATDPQRRVVCPVHRLPELNSQIVSKATSALWNEYIERYHYLGHKPLPGAQLRYFITAGEQIVALAGFGAAAWQTAPRDQFIGWTHDQRKANLHLIVNNARFLILPWIQSKNLASKILSLITHRLPNDWHNKYNIRPVMLETFVQKDRFAGTCYKAANWQIVGETKGRGKLGANPKKGTVIVPIKDVWVYPLDQNFKALLKST, from the coding sequence ATGCTGAAGATGGAAAAGGATGGAGTCATATGCCTGCCGCCATCTACTCGGAAAAAAAGGCCTGATAGACGCATTAAATTAACTTCAGCTACTGATCCCCAACGCCGGGTTGTATGTCCGGTTCACCGTTTGCCGGAACTTAATTCGCAGATCGTTAGCAAAGCGACATCTGCTTTGTGGAATGAATACATCGAAAGATATCATTATCTTGGGCATAAGCCTTTGCCGGGTGCCCAACTTCGATATTTCATCACTGCCGGCGAACAAATCGTTGCCCTGGCAGGGTTTGGTGCAGCGGCTTGGCAAACCGCACCAAGAGATCAGTTTATTGGATGGACTCATGATCAAAGAAAGGCAAATTTGCATTTGATTGTGAATAATGCCAGGTTCCTTATTTTGCCGTGGATTCAATCGAAAAATTTAGCATCCAAAATTCTTTCGTTGATAACACACCGACTCCCGAATGATTGGCACAACAAATATAACATCCGGCCTGTAATGCTTGAGACGTTTGTTCAAAAAGATCGTTTCGCAGGAACCTGTTATAAAGCCGCAAATTGGCAAATTGTTGGAGAAACTAAAGGGCGTGGTAAATTAGGTGCTAACCCAAAGAAAGGGACAGTGATTGTTCCAATCAAAGACGTTTGGGTTTATCCTTTGGACCAGAATTTTAAGGCTTTACTCAAATCAACCTAA
- a CDS encoding IS66 family transposase: MHQKALLREERLKQEIKEKDGQIRDLKNRLFGKKSEKKTSKTEKANPKANKDKRPRGQQPGSEGHGLTERPDLPVVDEKACFPENPVCPCCGLPYALDENTGPETQIIEVEVKAYTRRIVRQTGTKICSCKGVPQALTAPIPPKLMPKSPYGISIWTDVLLNKFHYCQPTNRLLNQYGELGLPISAGTISGGLKNLKELFQPIYNRLYLQQMTEDRFHQDESIWKVFEEIIGKIGNKWWLWVSRSESVVYFMIAQGRGADVPISYFENTRKSKIIVICDRYSAYKALANKMPFIILAFCWAHVRRDFLDAARKYPELEEWTFSWIEKIGELYHINNLRCASFNKAFPVEWQSESFKKQHKSLIEKMNEMTQDRDAFIESHNPDESSLTVLSNAKYKILKSLKNHWEGLSVFVEHPEVPMDNNKGENAIRNPVTGRKNFYGSGSVWSAQLAAMMFSLFKTLDLWGLNCHHWLNSYLNACAVNHGKAPEELSHFLPWEMDEARLDKLSKPIDTS, encoded by the coding sequence ATGCACCAAAAAGCTCTTTTGCGAGAAGAGAGGCTCAAGCAGGAGATAAAAGAAAAAGATGGCCAAATCCGGGATCTAAAAAACCGGCTATTTGGAAAAAAAAGTGAAAAGAAAACGTCAAAAACAGAAAAAGCCAATCCAAAAGCAAATAAGGACAAAAGGCCTCGTGGCCAACAACCTGGAAGTGAAGGTCACGGCCTGACAGAGCGTCCTGACCTTCCCGTCGTAGATGAGAAAGCTTGTTTTCCGGAAAATCCAGTATGTCCTTGTTGCGGGTTGCCCTACGCACTTGATGAGAATACGGGGCCTGAAACCCAAATTATTGAGGTTGAAGTCAAAGCCTACACAAGGAGAATTGTCCGCCAAACAGGGACAAAAATATGCTCATGTAAAGGAGTGCCTCAAGCTCTTACTGCGCCGATACCTCCAAAACTGATGCCCAAAAGCCCATACGGCATTTCAATCTGGACAGATGTTTTGTTGAACAAATTTCATTATTGCCAGCCGACCAATCGTCTCTTAAATCAGTATGGGGAGCTTGGTTTACCCATTTCGGCCGGTACAATTTCAGGTGGTTTGAAAAATCTTAAAGAATTATTTCAACCCATCTACAACAGGCTTTACCTTCAGCAAATGACCGAAGACAGATTCCATCAAGATGAAAGCATCTGGAAGGTCTTTGAAGAAATTATAGGTAAAATCGGCAATAAATGGTGGTTATGGGTCAGTCGTTCTGAATCCGTTGTGTATTTCATGATTGCGCAAGGACGAGGTGCAGATGTTCCGATATCCTATTTTGAAAATACCCGGAAAAGTAAAATCATTGTTATCTGCGACCGGTATAGCGCTTATAAAGCATTGGCTAACAAAATGCCTTTCATTATTTTGGCCTTTTGTTGGGCACACGTCCGACGTGATTTTCTGGATGCTGCCAGGAAGTATCCGGAACTGGAAGAATGGACATTTAGCTGGATTGAAAAAATCGGAGAGCTGTATCATATAAACAATCTGCGTTGTGCATCCTTTAATAAAGCATTTCCTGTGGAATGGCAGTCGGAGTCATTCAAAAAGCAACACAAATCTTTGATTGAAAAAATGAACGAAATGACGCAGGACCGAGATGCATTTATAGAATCACACAATCCCGATGAATCAAGTTTGACGGTGTTATCCAATGCTAAATACAAAATTTTGAAAAGCCTGAAAAACCATTGGGAGGGATTGAGTGTATTTGTCGAACACCCGGAAGTCCCCATGGATAATAATAAAGGTGAAAATGCCATTCGGAATCCTGTAACAGGTCGTAAAAATTTTTATGGTTCAGGAAGTGTATGGAGCGCCCAACTGGCAGCGATGATGTTTTCACTTTTTAAAACCTTGGATTTATGGGGACTAAACTGTCACCACTGGTTAAATTCATACCTTAACGCCTGCGCTGTAAACCATGGGAAAGCACCTGAAGAATTATCACATTTTCTTCCCTGGGAAATGGATGAGGCCCGCCTGGATAAATTGTCAAAACCGATAGATACATCATGA
- a CDS encoding transposase: protein MVWDPNSRLPLAMRFATIEVHDITFAQEVVQQAIDNLGEHAKITSLAIDRGFTDGIFLWWLNSKTITFFIPAKSSLNVYDDALSLIGTGHSEIKDEIRTVGAGKNKTTVTDHWDVEGLEGLTSAEFYGPQGSGSHQNSKGFVANPINAVVVKDDPFKANNPGSKTLIIFTNGPVDKPLVVYDAYDARSEIENALFREAKQAWFIERPPINTKSGFIVHVYLTIFVMALTTAFRDWIDQQDKLEKKGQDTGIRKFRQKVKEENGNKLIIFDKDRYAIFDAYEVFILCGRNVLRPTGTPETITPQDILTKYGVQLE from the coding sequence GTGGTTTGGGATCCAAACAGCCGCCTTCCTTTAGCCATGCGTTTTGCTACAATTGAGGTTCATGACATAACTTTTGCTCAGGAAGTGGTTCAGCAGGCAATTGACAATCTGGGGGAACATGCCAAAATCACTTCCCTTGCCATTGACCGTGGGTTCACGGACGGCATTTTTTTATGGTGGCTCAACAGTAAAACCATCACCTTTTTTATTCCTGCTAAATCCAGTTTGAATGTTTATGACGATGCCCTGTCTTTAATTGGTACAGGCCATTCGGAAATTAAAGACGAAATACGCACTGTGGGTGCCGGTAAAAACAAGACAACGGTTACAGATCATTGGGATGTTGAAGGTCTGGAAGGGTTAACGTCAGCAGAATTCTACGGACCACAGGGCAGCGGCAGCCATCAAAACTCCAAAGGCTTTGTCGCCAATCCCATCAATGCTGTTGTGGTTAAGGATGATCCTTTTAAGGCTAATAATCCCGGTTCCAAAACCCTGATTATTTTTACAAATGGACCTGTTGACAAGCCCTTGGTGGTTTATGACGCATACGACGCCCGCAGTGAAATTGAAAACGCCTTATTTAGAGAGGCCAAGCAGGCCTGGTTCATAGAAAGGCCACCTATAAATACGAAATCCGGTTTTATCGTTCATGTGTATCTCACCATTTTTGTCATGGCACTGACAACGGCTTTCAGGGATTGGATAGACCAACAGGATAAATTGGAGAAAAAAGGTCAAGACACCGGAATCAGGAAGTTCAGACAAAAAGTTAAAGAAGAAAATGGAAACAAGCTGATTATATTTGATAAGGATCGGTATGCAATATTTGATGCGTATGAAGTTTTCATTCTATGTGGCAGGAATGTACTCCGGCCAACCGGCACACCAGAAACGATCACCCCTCAAGACATATTAACAAAATATGGTGTACAACTGGAATAA
- a CDS encoding TRC40/GET3/ArsA family transport-energizing ATPase has translation MTVKILFFLGKGGTGKSTASALVSLVLMQKGKKVLLASFDDAHNQGDIFQETFTDKACTMGPCLEVLQVDRDKEIQAYLSKTADRVKASYTYLTAFNLDNYFDILKFSPGMEEYALVTAFMGLWGRYNTYDYLVIDMPPTALSMRFFNLPALSLTWVEHLEKLRKEINDRKEIVSRIKFAGKAFERDRILKRIHEIKADYLHLNTIFNDPAQASFYAVVNEDRLSVAETGRIIEQLAGLSISLKAVICNNRGTTTGTGDQPFEGHFPSLPVEKIPFSESPLIGMDALEAHIRAHDLRFDRLV, from the coding sequence ATGACTGTTAAAATACTTTTTTTTCTTGGAAAGGGCGGGACCGGAAAATCAACGGCCTCGGCCCTGGTGTCGCTGGTACTCATGCAAAAGGGTAAAAAGGTCCTTCTGGCCTCCTTTGACGACGCCCATAACCAGGGGGATATTTTCCAGGAAACGTTTACGGACAAGGCCTGTACCATGGGGCCCTGCCTTGAAGTTTTGCAGGTTGACCGGGACAAGGAGATCCAGGCCTATCTTTCCAAAACCGCCGACCGGGTCAAGGCCAGTTATACCTATCTGACCGCCTTTAACCTGGACAACTATTTTGATATTCTTAAATTTTCTCCGGGTATGGAGGAATATGCTCTGGTTACGGCGTTCATGGGGCTTTGGGGCCGTTACAACACCTATGATTATCTGGTGATCGATATGCCGCCCACAGCGTTGTCCATGCGGTTTTTTAACCTGCCCGCGCTCTCTTTGACCTGGGTGGAGCATCTTGAAAAGCTTCGCAAAGAGATTAATGACCGCAAAGAGATTGTCTCCCGAATCAAGTTTGCGGGCAAAGCGTTTGAACGGGACCGGATTTTAAAACGGATCCATGAGATCAAGGCCGATTATCTTCACCTGAACACGATTTTCAACGATCCGGCCCAGGCTTCTTTTTACGCGGTGGTGAATGAGGACCGACTCTCTGTGGCGGAAACCGGTCGAATCATTGAACAGTTGGCGGGGCTGTCCATCTCCTTAAAAGCCGTGATCTGCAACAACCGGGGCACTACCACGGGAACGGGCGACCAACCCTTTGAAGGCCACTTCCCCTCCCTTCCAGTGGAAAAAATACCCTTTTCAGAATCACCGCTTATCGGCATGGATGCCCTTGAGGCCCATATCCGGGCCCATGACCTTCGCTTTGACCGGTTGGTTTAA